The Microbacterium horticulturae genome has a window encoding:
- a CDS encoding phage holin family protein — protein sequence MARFRDRADDGFLSLIGELPELIRNLVVAEIDAAKTWVRRSAKDAGFGAGWMVVALFFLFWAIPSLGAFFIAGLSSWWPVWLSALVVFGIMLVIAVVFALLGILRFRKLTQRENPGKAVSQDVKIVKDVADEF from the coding sequence ATGGCCCGCTTCCGTGATCGCGCCGATGACGGCTTTCTCTCCCTGATCGGTGAGCTGCCGGAGCTCATCCGCAATCTCGTGGTCGCCGAGATCGACGCGGCCAAGACGTGGGTGCGCCGATCGGCGAAGGATGCCGGGTTCGGCGCCGGCTGGATGGTCGTCGCCCTCTTCTTCTTGTTCTGGGCGATCCCGTCGCTCGGGGCGTTCTTCATCGCTGGGCTCTCGTCGTGGTGGCCGGTGTGGCTGTCGGCGCTCGTGGTGTTCGGGATCATGCTCGTCATCGCTGTGGTGTTCGCGCTGCTGGGCATCCTGCGCTTCCGCAAGCTGACCCAGCGAGAGAATCCGGGCAAGGCCGTCTCCCAAGACGTGAAGATCGTGAAGGATGTCGCCGATGAGTTCTGA